A window from Actinomycetospora corticicola encodes these proteins:
- a CDS encoding heparin lyase I family protein has protein sequence MTTTLSRPSHPSRPPHPGRLRLVLAAVLAGAAMAVPIALSGGHPSATPAVPPPMALDDGPATTTSRVDPLAAGRALAARPATGDGVFDTAVGDFASHFDDSGGSGLVDGSPLPTVVDGPGMRFAIPGGAKRAEVLPELPEYHEGDDLWVHDVSRLRDLPTDTGTWQLVLQWHQRANTGSPPIALEAGHGRLRLANVGADQQDLGPLRPDDTLDVVLHVHFSRSPDEAVVDVWRDGRARLLGHHPPQGTLLDGGDYLKLGLYRDPAITQDSSMTTTRLVAGPTAASINAQGITPRP, from the coding sequence ATGACGACCACCCTGTCCCGGCCGTCCCACCCGTCCCGGCCGCCGCACCCGGGGCGCCTGCGACTGGTCCTCGCCGCCGTGCTGGCGGGCGCCGCGATGGCCGTGCCGATCGCCCTGTCCGGCGGCCACCCGTCGGCGACGCCGGCGGTGCCCCCGCCCATGGCCCTCGACGACGGCCCCGCCACGACGACGAGCCGCGTCGACCCGCTCGCCGCCGGACGGGCCCTGGCGGCGCGGCCCGCGACCGGCGACGGCGTGTTCGACACCGCGGTCGGTGACTTCGCCTCCCACTTCGACGACTCCGGCGGCTCCGGGCTCGTCGACGGGTCCCCCCTGCCGACCGTGGTCGACGGACCGGGGATGCGGTTCGCGATCCCCGGCGGAGCGAAGCGGGCCGAGGTGCTCCCCGAGCTGCCGGAGTACCACGAGGGCGACGACCTGTGGGTCCACGACGTCAGCCGGCTGCGGGACCTCCCGACCGACACCGGGACCTGGCAACTGGTGCTGCAGTGGCACCAGCGGGCCAACACCGGCTCGCCGCCGATCGCGCTGGAGGCCGGTCACGGGCGGCTGCGGCTCGCCAACGTCGGCGCCGACCAGCAGGACCTGGGGCCGTTGCGCCCGGACGACACGCTCGACGTCGTGCTCCACGTGCACTTCTCGCGGTCCCCGGACGAGGCCGTCGTCGACGTGTGGCGCGACGGGCGGGCGCGCCTGCTCGGCCACCACCCGCCGCAGGGGACCCTGCTCGACGGCGGGGACTACCTCAAGCTCGGCCTCTACCGCGACCCCGCGATCACGCAGGACTCCTCGATGACCACGACCCGCCTCGTCGCGGGCCCCACCGCGGCGTCGATCAACGCGCAGGGCATCACCCCGCGGCCGTGA
- a CDS encoding rhodanese-like domain-containing protein has product MSEVDPDEARRRLAAGEAVLVDVREPDEWETGHAPDSLHRPLGDLDPAEFAGRTVITTCRGGGRGGRAAEQLAAAGVDATNLAGGLRAWSEQGGPLVRDDGSPGRLDA; this is encoded by the coding sequence ATGAGCGAGGTCGATCCCGACGAGGCCCGGCGCCGGCTGGCGGCCGGCGAGGCCGTGCTCGTCGACGTCCGCGAGCCGGACGAGTGGGAGACGGGCCACGCGCCCGACTCGCTGCACCGGCCGCTGGGCGACCTGGACCCGGCGGAGTTCGCGGGCCGCACCGTGATCACCACCTGTCGCGGTGGCGGCCGGGGCGGCCGCGCCGCCGAGCAGCTCGCCGCCGCCGGGGTCGACGCGACGAACCTGGCCGGCGGACTGCGGGCCTGGTCGGAGCAGGGCGGGCCACTGGTGCGCGACGACGGGTCGCCCGGCAGGCTCGACGCATGA
- a CDS encoding class I SAM-dependent methyltransferase encodes MTEPFAVVDAARERSGAGTDTFDGTVFDAALAGFEHTLVRTDGVVLPLAVQRWQDDADELDDWLLERCSGATLDLGCGPGRLVVALADRGVPALGVDVSVQAVQRCLQRGAAVLHRDAFERLPGEGRWQHVVLADGNIGIGGDPVALLRRCDQLLTESGTVLLEVEPGTGLWQGAAHLVREGRDETPESPRTWFPWAVLGSEAVDEVAEAAGLRVVERSWSESALPDPTGTARPDGRAFAVLAR; translated from the coding sequence ATGACCGAGCCCTTCGCCGTCGTGGACGCCGCGCGCGAACGCTCGGGGGCCGGGACGGACACGTTCGACGGCACGGTCTTCGACGCCGCCCTCGCCGGCTTCGAGCACACGCTCGTCCGCACCGACGGCGTGGTGCTCCCGCTCGCGGTCCAGCGCTGGCAGGACGACGCGGACGAGCTCGACGACTGGCTCCTGGAGCGCTGCTCGGGCGCCACCCTGGACCTCGGCTGCGGGCCGGGCCGCCTCGTGGTCGCCCTCGCCGACCGCGGGGTCCCGGCGCTCGGCGTCGACGTCTCGGTCCAGGCCGTGCAGCGCTGCCTGCAGCGCGGGGCGGCCGTGCTGCACCGCGACGCGTTCGAGCGGCTCCCCGGCGAGGGGCGCTGGCAGCACGTGGTGCTCGCCGACGGCAACATCGGCATCGGGGGCGACCCGGTGGCGCTGCTGCGCCGCTGCGACCAGCTGCTGACCGAGTCCGGCACCGTCCTGCTCGAGGTCGAACCCGGGACGGGGCTGTGGCAGGGCGCTGCGCACCTGGTCCGCGAGGGCCGCGACGAGACTCCGGAGAGTCCGCGCACCTGGTTCCCGTGGGCGGTGCTCGGGTCCGAGGCCGTCGACGAGGTCGCCGAGGCCGCGGGCCTGCGGGTCGTGGAGCGGTCCTGGTCGGAGTCGGCGCTGCCCGACCCCACCGGCACCGCCCGCCCCGACGGCCGGGCGTTCGCCGTCCTGGCGCGCTGA
- a CDS encoding helix-turn-helix transcriptional regulator, with protein MRSDRLLATLLLLQAHGRLPAPEIARRLEVSTRTVARDVEALSAAGVPVYAERGRRGGVVLMPGFRTDVSGLTDTEMRALLALTDQEGDLGRELASAVRKLLAAVPEARRPGIARARRTVIVEQHGWRRPVHEGPALAVLERAVAADERVRLRYRSASSGTTATSTVDPYGLVSKAGVWYLVAARRGVPRMFRVDRVVDAEATGAPARRPDDRPLEQVWTELRDRLEAAPDPVVVQVRVDPAWRDRLLRVVVGQLVEEPRGDGDRLDLAFRAPGAAVGALLGFGAAVEVLGPPEVRAEMASRAAGVVALYGASR; from the coding sequence ATGCGCTCCGACCGGCTGCTCGCCACCCTGCTGCTCCTGCAGGCGCACGGTCGGCTGCCCGCCCCCGAGATCGCGCGGCGCCTCGAGGTGTCGACGCGCACGGTCGCGCGGGACGTGGAGGCGCTGTCCGCCGCCGGCGTGCCGGTCTACGCCGAGCGCGGGCGCCGCGGCGGGGTGGTCCTCATGCCCGGCTTCCGCACCGACGTCTCCGGGCTCACCGACACCGAGATGCGGGCCCTGCTGGCGCTCACCGACCAGGAGGGCGACCTGGGCCGCGAGCTCGCCTCCGCCGTGCGCAAGCTGCTCGCGGCGGTGCCCGAGGCCCGGCGACCGGGTATCGCGCGGGCCCGCCGCACGGTGATCGTCGAGCAGCACGGCTGGCGTCGGCCGGTCCACGAGGGCCCCGCGCTCGCGGTCCTCGAACGGGCGGTGGCGGCGGACGAGCGGGTCCGGCTGCGCTACCGCTCGGCGTCGTCGGGGACCACCGCGACGTCCACCGTCGACCCGTACGGCCTCGTGAGCAAGGCCGGCGTCTGGTACCTGGTCGCGGCGCGGCGCGGGGTGCCGCGGATGTTCCGGGTCGACCGCGTGGTGGACGCCGAGGCCACCGGCGCCCCGGCCCGTCGCCCCGACGACCGTCCCCTCGAGCAGGTGTGGACCGAGCTGCGGGACCGGCTCGAGGCCGCGCCCGACCCCGTCGTCGTGCAGGTCCGCGTGGACCCGGCGTGGCGCGACCGGCTGCTGCGGGTCGTCGTCGGGCAGCTCGTCGAGGAGCCCCGGGGCGACGGCGACCGCCTCGACCTCGCTTTCCGGGCGCCCGGCGCGGCGGTCGGCGCCCTGCTCGGGTTCGGCGCGGCCGTCGAGGTGCTCGGCCCGCCGGAGGTGCGCGCGGAGATGGCGTCCCGGGCCGCGGGGGTGGTGGCGCTCTATGGTGCGTCCCGCTGA
- a CDS encoding response regulator transcription factor — MRILVVDDDRAVRDSLRRSLAFNGYQVELATDGQQALDTIQKERPDALVLDVMMPRLDGLEVCRRLRSAGDDLPVLVLTAREAVSDRVAGLDAGADDYLAKPFALEELLARLRALLRRTSPEDRDDTPDPLTFADLSLDPVTRDVKRGDRPITLTRTEFSLLELLIANPRRVLTRSRILEEVWGYDFPTTGNALEVYIGYLRRKTEADGEPRLIHTVRGVGYVLRADA; from the coding sequence ATGCGGATCCTCGTCGTCGACGACGACCGGGCCGTGCGCGACTCACTGCGCCGGTCCCTGGCGTTCAACGGCTACCAGGTCGAGCTGGCCACCGACGGGCAGCAGGCGCTGGACACCATCCAGAAGGAGCGCCCGGACGCCCTGGTCCTCGACGTCATGATGCCGCGCCTGGACGGGCTCGAGGTGTGTCGGCGGCTGCGCAGCGCGGGTGACGACCTCCCCGTGCTCGTCCTCACCGCCCGCGAGGCGGTGTCCGACCGCGTCGCCGGGCTCGACGCCGGCGCGGACGACTACCTCGCCAAGCCCTTCGCGCTCGAGGAGCTCCTCGCGCGGTTGCGGGCGTTGCTGCGGCGCACCTCGCCGGAGGACCGCGACGACACGCCCGACCCGCTGACCTTCGCCGACCTCTCCCTCGACCCGGTCACCCGCGACGTGAAGCGCGGCGACCGGCCGATCACGCTCACGCGCACCGAGTTCAGCCTGCTCGAACTGCTCATCGCGAACCCGCGCCGTGTGCTCACCCGCAGCCGCATCCTCGAGGAGGTCTGGGGCTACGACTTCCCGACGACGGGCAACGCGCTCGAGGTCTACATCGGCTATCTCCGGCGCAAGACGGAGGCCGACGGCGAGCCGCGGCTGATCCACACCGTGCGCGGCGTGGGGTACGTGCTGCGCGCCGACGCCTGA
- a CDS encoding GntR family transcriptional regulator — protein sequence MGPRALRRADGRPLWGQLQDDLVRRIHAREFDAAFPGELALTEEYAVSRYTVRQALAQLRADGVVVAERGRVPRVARPGPPPAIDQPVGEAYSLFAAVEEAGRAQTSEVRRLERVADGVVARRLGLEESTPLLTLERLRLSDGEPLAWDRAWLPWADAEALVGADLTRTALYAELASRAGLRVDGGRERIHAEVAEPAVGKLLDIPPGAPVFRIERLGTAGERPVEWRHTVIRADRFHLTASFGASAAPWSIQRDDVYLGGAR from the coding sequence ATGGGACCGCGGGCGTTGCGACGGGCGGACGGTCGGCCGTTGTGGGGGCAGTTGCAGGACGACCTCGTCCGCCGCATCCACGCGCGCGAGTTCGACGCGGCGTTCCCCGGCGAGCTCGCGCTCACCGAGGAGTACGCGGTCAGCCGGTACACCGTGCGACAGGCGCTCGCCCAGCTCCGCGCGGACGGCGTGGTCGTCGCCGAGCGCGGGCGCGTGCCCCGCGTCGCCCGCCCCGGTCCCCCGCCGGCGATCGACCAGCCCGTCGGCGAGGCGTACAGCCTGTTCGCGGCCGTGGAGGAGGCGGGCCGGGCGCAGACCAGCGAGGTCCGACGGCTGGAGCGGGTGGCCGACGGGGTCGTGGCGCGGCGCCTGGGGCTCGAGGAGTCGACCCCGCTGCTCACCCTCGAACGCCTCCGGCTCTCCGACGGCGAGCCGCTCGCCTGGGACCGGGCGTGGCTGCCGTGGGCCGACGCCGAGGCCCTCGTCGGGGCGGACCTCACCCGCACCGCGCTCTACGCCGAGCTCGCCTCCCGGGCCGGGCTGCGCGTCGACGGCGGCCGCGAGCGCATCCACGCCGAGGTGGCCGAACCCGCCGTCGGGAAGCTGCTCGACATCCCGCCGGGGGCGCCGGTGTTCCGCATCGAGCGCCTCGGGACGGCCGGGGAGCGGCCGGTCGAGTGGCGGCACACGGTGATCCGCGCCGACCGGTTCCACCTCACGGCGAGCTTCGGCGCGAGTGCCGCGCCCTGGTCCATCCAACGCGACGACGTGTACCTGGGAGGAGCGCGATGA
- a CDS encoding S1C family serine protease, with translation MSETPRHDGEPERAGTTGAEPDPATVERPGLGTGYGAGGVRWSDTPSGAPAEAPRSWSGAPFGGSDPAGAGGERTDYGWGRPAPTSGMTATPPGGFPADAGVGWSTPGPGRTEGGPDAGRGGVGRRSLVLVALVALVAGLVGGAVAGSLFSSRSVAQTSLGSTADGDPLPPAPAGTVEAIAATVLPSTVQIVGASGAGSGVIISADGLIMTNNHVLAAGRAGGLQALFADGSSAPVTLVGTAPSADIAVVRASGVGNLRPATLGDSTELRQGQAVVAVGSPLGLSGTVTSGIVSALRRPVAAGGSTADQSSVIDAIQTDAAINPGNSGGPLADSAGRIVGINTAIASVTGGGAGQEGGSIGLGFAIPMNHARRIATELVETGRATQAIIGVQVADRGARGATVAGVTPGSPAAGAGLQPNDLVTRVDDRVIEDADALVAAVQSTPPGQVVTLTVVSGGGAPRQVPVTLGSQVIGGR, from the coding sequence ATGAGCGAGACGCCCCGTCACGACGGCGAGCCGGAGCGCGCGGGGACCACGGGGGCGGAGCCGGACCCGGCGACCGTCGAACGGCCCGGGCTCGGCACCGGGTACGGCGCGGGTGGCGTCCGCTGGTCGGACACCCCGAGCGGGGCCCCCGCGGAGGCGCCGCGGTCCTGGTCCGGCGCGCCCTTCGGGGGCAGCGACCCGGCCGGTGCGGGCGGGGAGCGGACCGACTACGGCTGGGGCCGACCCGCCCCGACGTCGGGGATGACCGCGACGCCGCCCGGCGGCTTCCCCGCCGACGCGGGCGTCGGGTGGAGCACCCCCGGCCCCGGTCGCACGGAGGGCGGTCCCGACGCCGGGCGTGGTGGCGTCGGGCGCCGGAGCCTCGTCCTCGTCGCGCTGGTGGCGCTCGTGGCCGGGCTCGTCGGCGGGGCGGTCGCGGGGTCGCTGTTCTCCTCGCGGTCGGTCGCGCAGACCTCGCTCGGCTCCACCGCCGACGGCGATCCGCTGCCCCCGGCCCCGGCCGGCACGGTGGAGGCCATCGCGGCGACGGTGCTGCCGAGCACCGTGCAGATCGTCGGTGCCTCCGGCGCCGGGTCCGGGGTGATCATCTCCGCCGACGGTCTGATCATGACGAACAACCACGTCCTCGCGGCCGGCCGCGCCGGCGGCCTGCAGGCGCTGTTCGCGGACGGCTCGAGCGCTCCCGTGACGCTCGTCGGCACGGCACCGTCGGCCGACATCGCCGTCGTGCGGGCGAGCGGGGTCGGCAACCTGCGCCCGGCGACCCTCGGCGACTCGACCGAGCTCCGCCAGGGTCAGGCCGTGGTGGCCGTCGGCTCCCCGCTGGGGCTCTCCGGGACCGTCACCTCCGGCATCGTCTCCGCGCTCCGCCGACCGGTCGCCGCGGGCGGGTCGACCGCCGACCAGAGCAGCGTCATCGACGCGATCCAGACCGACGCCGCGATCAACCCCGGCAACTCCGGGGGTCCGCTGGCCGACTCCGCGGGCCGCATCGTCGGGATCAACACGGCGATCGCGAGCGTCACCGGCGGCGGCGCCGGCCAGGAGGGCGGGTCGATCGGGCTGGGCTTCGCCATCCCCATGAACCACGCGCGGCGGATCGCGACCGAGCTGGTGGAGACCGGCCGGGCCACCCAGGCGATCATCGGCGTGCAGGTGGCCGACCGCGGGGCCCGCGGGGCGACGGTCGCCGGCGTGACGCCGGGCTCGCCGGCCGCGGGGGCGGGCCTGCAGCCGAACGACCTGGTCACCCGGGTCGACGACCGCGTCATCGAGGACGCCGACGCCCTGGTGGCCGCGGTGCAGTCGACCCCGCCCGGTCAGGTGGTGACCTTGACGGTCGTCTCCGGCGGCGGCGCGCCCCGGCAGGTGCCGGTGACGCTGGGCAGCCAGGTGATCGGCGGGCGCTGA
- a CDS encoding HAMP domain-containing sensor histidine kinase: protein MNPRSDAAAAQSAVDGGAERPDPPSGWHVLLEIPLRRRVAILVSIGAGLLVALIAVAVFLTAYRALYDQLDESLVERATAAASSDLADPTMLSRVVSPDALAAGDYRVAIVLADGRAVSIANSVPPIGASEFAVAAGTPEPPRTGFVGGAPYRVVAVQADRGIAVVLAQELEPTRRTLSRLAIVLVVVGGLGVVLAALTGVAIARAGLRPVERLISATERVARTGDLEPITVTGGDEIARLTRSFNAMLAALASSIDRQRRLVADAGHELRTPLTSLRTNLELLVAAEEGAASGRPDAPRLSPTDRAELTEDLRAQIDELATLVGDVVELARDDPPEVAAEHLDLSEVVERALDRARPRAPGVTFAAELVPLEVVGDASALERAVLNLLDNAAKWSPPGATVTVLLREGVAPERPGTAVLEIADEGPGIAPEERELVFDRFFRSADARTMPGSGLGLSIVAQTATRHHGGVSAHEASSGGALLQLWLPRA from the coding sequence ATGAACCCCCGATCGGACGCCGCCGCTGCCCAGAGTGCGGTCGACGGCGGGGCCGAGCGCCCCGACCCGCCGTCGGGATGGCACGTCCTGCTGGAGATCCCGCTGCGCCGCCGCGTGGCGATCCTCGTGTCGATCGGCGCGGGCCTGCTGGTCGCGCTGATCGCGGTGGCCGTGTTCCTCACCGCCTACCGGGCGCTCTACGACCAGCTCGACGAGAGCCTCGTCGAGCGGGCCACGGCGGCCGCGTCGAGCGACCTCGCCGATCCCACGATGCTCTCGCGGGTCGTCTCGCCGGACGCCCTCGCGGCCGGCGACTACCGGGTCGCGATCGTCCTGGCCGACGGGCGGGCGGTGTCGATCGCGAACAGCGTGCCGCCGATCGGCGCGTCCGAGTTCGCGGTGGCCGCCGGGACCCCGGAGCCGCCGCGCACCGGGTTCGTCGGCGGCGCGCCGTACCGGGTGGTCGCCGTGCAGGCCGACCGGGGCATCGCCGTGGTCCTGGCCCAGGAGCTCGAGCCGACGCGGCGGACGCTCTCCCGGCTGGCGATCGTGCTCGTCGTCGTCGGCGGGCTCGGGGTGGTGCTCGCGGCGCTGACCGGCGTCGCGATCGCGCGGGCCGGCCTGCGCCCGGTCGAGCGGCTCATCTCGGCGACCGAGCGCGTGGCCCGCACCGGCGACCTCGAGCCGATCACGGTGACCGGCGGGGACGAGATCGCCCGCCTGACCCGCAGCTTCAACGCGATGCTCGCGGCCCTGGCGTCGTCGATCGACCGGCAACGACGTCTGGTCGCGGACGCGGGCCACGAGTTGCGCACCCCGCTCACCTCGCTGCGCACCAACCTGGAGCTGCTGGTCGCCGCCGAGGAGGGCGCCGCGTCCGGGCGTCCCGACGCGCCGCGCCTCTCCCCCACCGACCGTGCCGAGCTCACCGAGGACCTGCGGGCCCAGATCGACGAGCTCGCCACCCTGGTCGGCGACGTCGTCGAGCTCGCGCGCGACGACCCGCCCGAGGTGGCGGCCGAGCACCTGGACCTCTCCGAGGTGGTCGAGCGGGCGCTCGACCGGGCCCGGCCCCGTGCTCCCGGCGTCACGTTCGCCGCTGAACTGGTGCCCCTCGAGGTCGTCGGCGACGCGAGCGCGCTGGAGCGCGCCGTGCTCAACCTGCTCGACAACGCGGCGAAGTGGAGTCCACCGGGGGCGACCGTCACCGTGCTGCTGCGCGAGGGTGTGGCCCCCGAGCGGCCCGGGACGGCGGTGCTCGAGATCGCCGACGAGGGCCCCGGTATCGCCCCCGAGGAGCGGGAGCTCGTGTTCGACCGGTTCTTCCGGTCCGCCGACGCCCGCACCATGCCGGGGTCGGGGCTGGGGCTCTCGATCGTCGCCCAGACCGCGACCCGCCACCACGGAGGGGTCTCCGCCCACGAGGCGTCCTCAGGCGGCGCGCTGCTCCAGCTGTGGCTGCCGCGCGCCTGA
- a CDS encoding YeiH family protein — translation MRRSLVAIAERTASGAATTVVRRVGVRLRHVVPGLLAAVLVAGVATAAGAEVPVVGGPVFGIVIGLLVATVLTPGERWRPGFAVASRPVLQASIVVLGATLSLTQVASVGASSLPVMLGTLAIALGGAWLVGRLLGLEQDTTLLIGVGTAICGASAIAATQSVLRARESTVAYAVGTIFVFNIVAVLAFPPLGHLLGLDAHAFGLWAGTAINDTSSVVAAGYAYGGDAGPYSVVVKLTRSLMIIPVVAAVTLLVARRGRVAPGEERRALPWARLVPLFLVGFVVASALTTIGVVPMSWHPALTAIGTFLITTALAGIGLSMRVADLRRAGVRPLLLGACLWVLVAASSLGIQALTGI, via the coding sequence ATGCGGAGGTCCCTCGTGGCGATCGCGGAGCGGACGGCGTCGGGCGCGGCCACGACGGTCGTCCGGAGGGTCGGGGTGCGGCTGCGGCACGTCGTGCCGGGGCTGCTCGCCGCCGTGCTCGTGGCGGGCGTCGCGACGGCCGCCGGGGCCGAGGTCCCCGTCGTCGGCGGGCCCGTGTTCGGCATCGTCATCGGCCTGCTCGTGGCCACCGTCCTGACGCCGGGGGAGCGGTGGCGCCCCGGCTTCGCCGTCGCGTCGCGGCCGGTGCTGCAGGCGTCGATCGTGGTGCTCGGCGCCACCCTGTCGCTGACCCAGGTCGCCTCGGTCGGGGCGTCCTCGCTGCCGGTCATGCTCGGCACCCTGGCGATCGCGCTCGGCGGGGCGTGGCTGGTCGGCCGCCTGCTCGGGCTCGAGCAGGACACGACGCTGCTGATCGGGGTCGGCACCGCGATCTGCGGGGCGTCGGCGATCGCGGCCACGCAGTCGGTGCTCAGGGCGCGGGAGTCGACCGTCGCCTACGCGGTCGGCACGATCTTCGTCTTCAACATCGTCGCCGTGCTGGCCTTCCCGCCGCTCGGGCACCTGCTCGGGCTGGACGCGCACGCCTTCGGCCTCTGGGCGGGGACCGCGATCAACGACACCTCGTCGGTGGTGGCCGCGGGCTACGCCTACGGCGGGGACGCCGGGCCCTACTCGGTGGTGGTCAAGCTGACCCGCAGCCTCATGATCATCCCGGTCGTCGCGGCGGTGACCCTGCTGGTCGCCCGCCGGGGCAGAGTCGCCCCGGGCGAGGAGCGTCGGGCCCTGCCGTGGGCCCGGCTCGTCCCGCTCTTCCTCGTCGGGTTCGTCGTGGCGTCGGCCCTGACGACGATCGGGGTGGTGCCGATGTCGTGGCATCCGGCCCTGACCGCGATCGGCACCTTCCTCATCACCACGGCGCTCGCCGGCATCGGGCTCTCGATGCGCGTCGCGGACCTGCGTCGCGCGGGGGTGCGCCCGCTGCTGCTCGGGGCGTGCCTCTGGGTGCTCGTGGCCGCGAGCAGTCTCGGCATCCAGGCGCTCACCGGGATCTGA
- a CDS encoding class I SAM-dependent methyltransferase has product MRTNGDQWDITTSVGATALGVAAARAVETERSEPLVEDPYAQAFVDRAGLDVHLPGTDSADPESERMWGTMSTYMGVRSRFFDEFFQAATEGGIRQVVLLAAGLDARAFRLPWPDGVTVYEVDQEAVLQFKDEVLDSEGASPSARRVAVTADLRDDWPAALTGAGLDPAVPTAWLAEGLLPYLPAEAETLLFERIQSLSAPGSRVAVEHFGDVAARFADHPHLSSMGRAFGVDITDLVYDEPRDRTPDTRLAELGWKTLAANARDLAVAYGRPLDAEVSDVMGQVELLEAVRL; this is encoded by the coding sequence ATGCGAACCAACGGCGATCAGTGGGACATCACGACGAGCGTCGGGGCCACCGCACTCGGGGTGGCCGCAGCGCGGGCGGTGGAGACCGAACGGTCCGAGCCGCTCGTGGAGGACCCGTACGCCCAGGCCTTCGTCGACCGCGCCGGGCTCGACGTCCACCTGCCCGGCACCGACTCGGCCGACCCGGAGTCCGAGCGCATGTGGGGCACCATGTCGACCTACATGGGCGTCCGCTCGCGGTTCTTCGACGAGTTCTTCCAGGCCGCGACCGAAGGGGGCATCCGGCAGGTCGTGCTGCTGGCGGCCGGTCTCGATGCACGGGCGTTCCGCCTGCCCTGGCCCGACGGCGTCACCGTGTACGAGGTCGACCAGGAGGCCGTCCTGCAGTTCAAGGACGAGGTCCTCGACAGCGAGGGCGCGAGCCCGTCGGCGCGACGCGTCGCGGTCACGGCCGACCTGCGGGACGACTGGCCGGCGGCGCTTACCGGCGCGGGTCTCGACCCCGCCGTGCCCACGGCCTGGCTCGCCGAGGGACTCCTGCCCTACCTGCCCGCCGAGGCGGAGACGCTCCTGTTCGAGCGGATCCAGTCCCTGTCGGCGCCGGGCAGCCGCGTCGCCGTCGAGCACTTCGGGGACGTGGCCGCCCGCTTCGCCGACCACCCGCACCTGTCGTCGATGGGCCGCGCGTTCGGCGTCGACATCACCGACCTCGTCTACGACGAGCCGCGCGACCGCACCCCCGACACCCGGCTCGCCGAGCTCGGGTGGAAGACCCTCGCCGCGAACGCGCGCGACCTCGCGGTCGCCTACGGGCGTCCGCTCGACGCCGAGGTCTCCGACGTGATGGGGCAGGTGGAGCTGCTCGAGGCCGTGCGGCTCTGA
- a CDS encoding nuclear transport factor 2 family protein: MTLDDTLDRWHDMVARRDMSDLPQIIHADAVFRSPVAHTPYPSRDAVVLALSTVLTVFEDFRYHRQFREGSDAVLEFSATVDGRSLRGVDLIHVDDDGLITEFEVMVRPLSGLQALGAAMGQRIGAQLTGFKDA, from the coding sequence ATGACCCTCGACGACACCCTGGACCGGTGGCACGACATGGTCGCCCGGCGCGACATGTCGGACCTGCCGCAGATCATCCACGCCGACGCGGTGTTCCGGTCGCCCGTGGCGCACACGCCGTACCCGTCGCGCGACGCGGTGGTGCTCGCCCTGTCCACGGTGCTGACCGTCTTCGAGGACTTCCGCTACCACCGGCAGTTCCGCGAGGGGTCGGACGCGGTGCTGGAGTTCTCGGCGACCGTCGACGGCAGGTCGCTGCGCGGGGTGGACCTCATCCACGTCGACGACGACGGGCTGATCACCGAGTTCGAGGTGATGGTGCGGCCGTTGTCCGGGCTGCAGGCGCTCGGCGCGGCGATGGGGCAGCGCATCGGCGCGCAGCTCACCGGGTTCAAGGACGCCTGA
- a CDS encoding DNA-3-methyladenine glycosylase family protein, with translation MSATASLPSQDAGTTTSSIRPEGPFSLGATRSSVMRWAPVARYGHDDGPLVLGAIADDDLAPLAITAAQERPDGPVTVTTTGTGSPERALAQAARILSLDHSGAGLAGVAERDPAVGRVLAAHPGRRPILFPSVYEAAAWAVISPRIGKARAATVTRRLAAEHGTRLGGVGCFPTPEALLRLDVVPGLPEEKVRRLHGVARATLDGELDVDRLRDLGPQGARASLRRVRGIGEFWGSGIWLRACGVVDEWPDEPLATAALARLHGRDPADYTDPTVLAAATAPLAPYRMWIAFLLRMANA, from the coding sequence ATGAGTGCCACCGCATCGCTGCCGTCCCAGGACGCCGGGACCACCACCTCGTCGATCCGGCCCGAGGGCCCGTTCTCGCTGGGCGCCACCCGCTCGTCGGTGATGCGGTGGGCGCCGGTCGCGCGGTACGGGCACGACGACGGCCCCCTCGTCCTCGGTGCGATCGCGGACGACGACCTCGCCCCGCTCGCGATCACGGCCGCCCAGGAGCGCCCGGACGGCCCCGTCACCGTCACGACGACGGGGACCGGCTCGCCGGAGCGGGCCCTCGCCCAGGCCGCCCGGATCCTGTCGCTCGACCACTCCGGGGCGGGGCTCGCCGGCGTGGCCGAGCGTGACCCCGCCGTCGGGAGGGTCCTCGCCGCCCACCCGGGTCGGCGTCCGATCCTCTTCCCCTCGGTCTACGAGGCGGCCGCGTGGGCGGTGATCTCGCCGCGGATCGGGAAGGCGCGGGCGGCGACGGTCACCCGGCGGCTGGCCGCCGAGCACGGCACCCGGCTCGGCGGCGTCGGCTGCTTCCCCACCCCGGAGGCCCTGCTCCGACTGGACGTCGTCCCGGGACTGCCCGAGGAGAAGGTCCGCCGCCTGCACGGGGTCGCCCGCGCCACCCTCGACGGCGAGCTCGACGTCGACCGGCTGCGCGACCTCGGCCCGCAGGGCGCCCGGGCCTCCCTGCGGCGGGTGCGCGGCATCGGCGAGTTCTGGGGCTCCGGGATCTGGCTGCGCGCCTGCGGGGTGGTCGACGAGTGGCCCGACGAGCCCCTCGCCACCGCCGCGCTCGCCCGACTCCACGGCCGCGACCCGGCCGACTACACCGACCCGACCGTCCTCGCCGCCGCCACCGCACCGCTGGCCCCGTACCGGATGTGGATCGCGTTCCTGCTCCGCATGGCGAACGCCTGA